One window of Futiania mangrovi genomic DNA carries:
- a CDS encoding acyl-CoA dehydrogenase family protein — MDFSMTDRQRELKERVTAFIDETVIPYEKDARATSHGPTDELRVELNALAKEAGLFAPHVSEEYGGLGLGHVDRAIVFEAAGRSPLGPVALHCAAPDEGNMHLLEKVATHAQKEKYLLPLASGAVRSCFAMTERGGAGADPSDMKTVATPDGAGGYIINGSKWLITGADGAGFSIIMATVDDPKGKSGPTMFLTPLPAEGVKLDRLMDTMDSSFTGGHGEIVYENLRVGPDAVLGEVGEGFRYAQVRLAPARLTHCMRWLGGATRAHEIATEYARQRHAFGKPIGEHEGVGFMLADNEIDIAQSRLTIWHTAWLLDQGEHARHESSMAKVAVSEALFRIVDRCVQTLGGLGMSRETVVEQLFREIRGFRIYDGPSEVHRWAIAKRVMRANRT; from the coding sequence ATCGATTTCTCCATGACCGACCGTCAGCGCGAGCTGAAGGAGCGGGTGACCGCCTTCATCGACGAGACGGTCATTCCCTACGAGAAGGACGCCCGCGCGACCAGCCACGGTCCGACCGACGAGCTTCGGGTGGAGCTGAACGCGCTCGCCAAGGAGGCGGGCCTCTTCGCCCCGCACGTGTCTGAGGAATATGGCGGCTTGGGCCTCGGCCATGTCGACCGGGCGATCGTGTTCGAGGCCGCGGGCCGCTCCCCTCTCGGTCCTGTCGCGCTGCATTGCGCCGCTCCCGACGAGGGCAACATGCACCTGCTGGAGAAGGTTGCGACGCACGCGCAGAAGGAGAAGTACCTGCTGCCGCTCGCGAGCGGTGCGGTGCGGTCCTGCTTCGCCATGACGGAGCGCGGCGGCGCGGGCGCCGACCCCAGCGACATGAAGACGGTGGCGACGCCCGACGGCGCGGGCGGCTATATCATCAACGGCAGCAAATGGCTGATCACCGGGGCGGACGGGGCGGGCTTCTCCATCATCATGGCGACCGTCGACGACCCCAAGGGCAAGAGCGGGCCGACCATGTTTCTGACCCCGCTGCCGGCCGAGGGGGTCAAGCTCGACCGCCTGATGGACACGATGGATTCGAGCTTTACCGGCGGGCACGGCGAGATCGTCTACGAGAACCTGCGCGTCGGGCCGGACGCCGTGCTGGGCGAGGTGGGCGAGGGCTTCCGCTACGCCCAGGTGCGGCTTGCGCCCGCGCGCCTCACGCACTGCATGCGCTGGCTGGGGGGCGCGACCCGGGCGCACGAGATCGCGACGGAGTACGCCCGCCAGCGCCACGCCTTCGGCAAGCCCATCGGCGAGCACGAGGGCGTGGGCTTCATGCTGGCCGACAACGAGATCGACATCGCCCAGTCGCGCCTGACGATCTGGCACACGGCGTGGCTGCTCGACCAGGGCGAGCATGCGCGCCACGAATCCTCCATGGCCAAGGTCGCGGTGTCGGAGGCGCTCTTCCGCATCGTCGACCGCTGCGTGCAGACGCTGGGCGGCCTCGGCATGAGCCGGGAGACGGTGGTGGAGCAATTGTTCCGCGAGATCCGCGGGTTCCGCATCTATGACGGCCCCTCGGAGGTGCACCGCTGGGCCATCGCGAAACGGGTGATGAGGGCGAACCGGACATGA
- a CDS encoding SDR family NAD(P)-dependent oxidoreductase — MSGMFDLTGKVAVVTGGGRGIGRAIAEALAAHGAKVMIASRSEATLKEAAAAIAAQGGTVRHHACDVTKAEDLEALRDATLEAFGRIDILVNNAGIDPHYASMEKTDPAEWQKIVDVNLTGVFLGCRIVGTAILEGGGGSIINISSIAGHTGLKRQVPYCATKGGVEQLTKALALDWAEKGVRVNAIAYAFIATDLTSGVLGHEHIGPKLQARTPMNRFGRVEETGGAAVFLASDAASYVTGSTLLVDGGWTAG; from the coding sequence ATGAGCGGCATGTTCGACCTGACGGGCAAGGTGGCGGTCGTCACCGGCGGCGGCCGCGGCATCGGGCGCGCCATCGCGGAGGCGCTGGCCGCGCACGGCGCGAAGGTGATGATCGCGAGCCGGTCGGAGGCCACGCTGAAGGAGGCTGCGGCCGCGATCGCCGCGCAGGGCGGCACCGTCCGCCACCACGCCTGCGACGTGACGAAGGCGGAGGACCTGGAGGCGCTGCGCGACGCGACGCTGGAGGCGTTCGGGCGCATCGACATCCTCGTCAACAATGCGGGCATCGACCCGCATTACGCGAGCATGGAGAAAACCGATCCCGCCGAATGGCAGAAGATCGTCGACGTCAACCTGACGGGCGTCTTCCTCGGCTGCCGCATCGTGGGCACGGCGATCCTCGAAGGCGGCGGCGGCTCGATCATCAACATCTCCTCCATCGCCGGGCACACGGGCCTCAAGCGCCAGGTGCCCTATTGCGCGACCAAGGGGGGCGTCGAGCAACTCACCAAGGCGCTGGCGCTCGACTGGGCGGAGAAGGGGGTGCGCGTCAATGCCATCGCCTATGCGTTCATCGCCACGGACCTGACGAGCGGCGTGCTGGGGCACGAGCACATCGGGCCGAAGCTGCAGGCGCGCACGCCGATGAACCGCTTCGGGCGGGTCGAGGAGACAGGCGGCGCGGCGGTGTTCCTCGCCTCCGACGCGGCGAGCTACGTCACCGGCTCGACCCTTCTCGTGGACGGCGGCTGGACGGCGGGGTGA
- a CDS encoding acyl-CoA synthetase has product MTTYEAARDAFRWEVPETFNFGADVVDYWASARPDHLALIWCDDAGNERRFTYADMAEATNRVANALKARGVKRGDRVIVMLPRLPEWQMAMVGCLKLGAIPIPCVEMLTERDIAYRLENSGATGAITTADNTHKFAGGDALKARLSVGGAVGGAGDGWDDFAAASADAAPDFAPARLGAEEPAIMYYTSGSTGHPKGVLHASRGLFAWRVSAWYWLTLGPDDVMWCTADTGWSKAGTSILFGPWSCGSTVVFYHGRYDPKLRLETLARHRVSVYCAAATELRRLVQEDVSGHDLSALRLTVSAGESVNPEIVRAWRRLTGVDLLDGYGQTETLMTVLNYPPLPVKPGSMGKPLPGTDAAVLDADGRIAPPETVGRLVIGLPNPQIMLGYWKEPERTAANRVAVDGREWFLTGDLARMDGDGYLFYEGRSDDVINSAGYRIGPMEVENVLMEHEAVAECAAVASPHEERGEVVKAFVVLKRGFEGSDALVKDLQDHCKRLTGPYKYPRRVAFVDDLPKTASGKIRRRELRDREFAGWTRGAGA; this is encoded by the coding sequence ATGACCACCTACGAGGCCGCGCGCGACGCCTTCCGCTGGGAGGTGCCGGAGACGTTCAACTTCGGCGCCGATGTGGTCGACTATTGGGCGAGCGCGCGCCCCGATCACCTCGCGCTAATCTGGTGCGACGACGCCGGGAACGAGCGCCGCTTCACCTATGCCGACATGGCAGAGGCGACGAACCGTGTGGCGAACGCGCTGAAGGCGCGCGGCGTGAAACGCGGCGACCGCGTGATCGTCATGCTGCCGCGCCTGCCCGAATGGCAGATGGCGATGGTCGGGTGCCTCAAGCTGGGCGCGATCCCGATTCCGTGCGTCGAGATGCTGACCGAGCGCGACATCGCCTACCGGCTGGAAAACTCCGGGGCCACGGGCGCGATCACGACCGCGGACAACACCCACAAGTTCGCAGGCGGGGACGCGCTGAAGGCACGGCTTTCTGTGGGCGGCGCGGTCGGCGGGGCGGGGGACGGCTGGGACGACTTCGCCGCGGCCTCGGCCGACGCCGCGCCCGACTTCGCGCCTGCCAGGCTCGGCGCGGAAGAGCCCGCGATCATGTATTACACGTCCGGGTCCACGGGCCATCCGAAGGGCGTGCTGCACGCCAGCCGCGGGCTTTTCGCGTGGCGCGTCTCGGCCTGGTACTGGCTGACGCTCGGCCCCGACGACGTGATGTGGTGCACCGCCGACACCGGCTGGAGCAAGGCCGGCACCTCGATCCTGTTCGGGCCGTGGAGTTGCGGGTCGACGGTGGTCTTCTACCATGGCCGCTACGATCCTAAGCTGCGGCTGGAGACACTGGCGCGCCACCGCGTGAGCGTCTATTGCGCGGCGGCGACGGAGTTGCGCCGCCTGGTGCAGGAAGATGTCTCCGGCCACGATCTCTCCGCGCTGCGCCTGACGGTCTCGGCGGGGGAGAGCGTGAACCCCGAGATCGTGCGCGCCTGGAGGCGGCTGACCGGCGTCGACCTGCTCGACGGGTACGGCCAGACCGAGACGCTGATGACCGTGCTCAACTATCCGCCGCTGCCCGTGAAGCCCGGCTCCATGGGCAAGCCGCTGCCGGGCACCGATGCCGCCGTCCTCGACGCCGACGGCCGCATCGCGCCGCCGGAGACGGTCGGGCGCCTCGTCATCGGCCTGCCGAACCCGCAGATCATGCTCGGCTACTGGAAGGAGCCGGAGCGGACGGCGGCGAACCGCGTCGCCGTGGACGGGCGGGAGTGGTTCCTGACCGGCGACCTCGCTCGCATGGATGGCGACGGCTATCTCTTCTACGAAGGACGGTCGGACGACGTGATCAACTCGGCCGGCTACCGCATCGGGCCGATGGAGGTGGAGAACGTGCTGATGGAGCATGAGGCGGTCGCCGAGTGCGCCGCCGTCGCCAGCCCGCACGAGGAGCGCGGCGAGGTTGTGAAGGCCTTTGTGGTGCTGAAGCGCGGCTTCGAGGGCTCCGACGCGCTGGTGAAGGACCTGCAGGATCATTGCAAGCGCCTGACCGGCCCCTACAAGTACCCGCGCCGCGTCGCATTCGTCGACGACCTGCCCAAGACCGCCTCC